One Oncorhynchus mykiss isolate Arlee chromosome 25, USDA_OmykA_1.1, whole genome shotgun sequence genomic window, ggttatgtcgatataatactcgttttactgtggttatagatacttttgtacctgtttcctccagcatcttttcaaggtcctttgctgttgttctgggattgatttgcacttttcgcaccaaattacgttcatctctaggagacagaacacgtctccttcctgagcggtatgacagctgcgtggtcccatggtgtttatacttgcgtataattttctggaattttccaagctgtttaaaggcacagtcaacttagtgtatgtaaacttctgacccactggaattgtgatacagtgaattataagttaaatcatctttctgtaaacaattgttggagaaattacttgtgtcatgcacaaagaagatgtcctaaccgacttgccaaaactatagtttgttaacaagaaagttgtggagtggttgaaaaatgagttttaatgactccaacctaagtgtatgtaaacttctgacttcaactgtacctagatACCCAAACCATGGTCTGTTTTCTTGAGGGAGTATGATAAACCAGGTTATTGTTTGACACAATAGATCTAGATGACATACAGCACACAGTCAATGCAAGAAGCTTTCACATACCTCTCCTTCAGGTCCAGACATCCTTCTGGAAAAGATACTCAACTTGACAAGCAGGCAAAGTTGCCCCCACAAGAGTTCAGAAGTGATTTTCCATTACTGCCATTGCATCGCCCTTGTCATCTTCATATCTCGGTGCCTGTGGGTGAAATTCTGAGACAAAGCGCATGTCGTGACTCCCACTGAAAATACATTTGACCTTCAAGGTTAAAACAAGGCGACGACAGAGAAAACATTATCAATGACCTTTGACAATGTTGTCCAAACGActttaaaaataacaataatgaatcAAAATATAGACAACACATTCTTCTCAGTCAACCTTTCCTGCAGTCCAATGACCTCATTGGTGGAATATTatacatatttttcataattaatcaacattattttttttttattgcagaaaatcaggtgtttctatgtcaaacggttttgttacaATTCAGGCTTCTGTGatatatataaatgtaatattgtaatgcaaactcaaaatgtaatacatttaaactctatatctgacatggtacaggtaggtgtcttctttttttaacgCTCATAACCATGTGTGCGAGTTGTATATTTTTGTTtgagactaccaagaaacactgtgcggccctgatttagcccactgcagtaacaGGATAACAGATAAAGTCTGATAACATGCTGAGCAGAGCACAACCTCTGTGAACTTTACCCTGCATACCAGTTTGGTGAAATCCAAACATATATAGCCTCACGCGTACAGTAGGATAACATGCACAACTGTCACTATTGTTACCTAGAAATATGAAATAGTCACAGTAATGACAAATTCCATTCCTTTTACTGTCTTTTTAATAAAACAAATGATAATTAAAGTTGGTTTTAGCTCAAATTAGACATAGACCCACTGACTGTACACCCTTACCTGGTTAAGGTGTGGAGCAGAGTAGTTCCACTTCCAATTCAACACTTATTATCTGTGTCTTCACCTGGATACGGTGTGGTGCAGAGGAGTCCAACTTCCAATCTAACACTTTTATTTGTCTGTGTCTTGCATCATCCATGGTGACAGTGTTTGCTTAATTTAGTTATGCGCTCAAAACGTGGTTTGCTTAAGACCAGGCATCATCACTGAATCTGACGATAATTGCCACATAGGTGATCAGCAGAAATCAAAAGCTTGTCTCAAGCTTCTGATACTCAAGCTATGTTTGTAAAGTTATAGCTAATAAAGACGATTATCTCCAAAAACTACACATGAGGATgacttctttttcttcttcttcggtACCATGACGTTCGCACATTTCGtttgtgcatgccgccacctactgtacggcAGTGTGTGTTTCAATCACGTTACATTTGTgataccatttttattttttgttaagGGGGAAAAATAAGAAAATTGCATCACAAACCAACGCTACATCTATATGCCACCATTTAAAAAACAATACCAAATCTCAAAACATCTCATAAATCTTCTGCAGCAATATCTCATACACTGCTTCCACATACATTCATGAAAAAACTCACTACCCCTTTCACTACATTGACCCAATCTGTTCCTGCACCATGCCAGCGGCCTGGGAGGAGAGGAAACCACccctcaacacaccctgtaactcttctgacatCCGATCTCGTATACCCAAATatttctctgcagctgccaccacaatatctattttctgtgatttactACATTACATTTCtgcggtacagttgataaccattgctacgAACACTAAAAAGCCAACCTTACGAAGCATGAATCACTCGTCGGCCTATCCCGCTGTGCTggcacagatctactactcacagcaACATGAAAAATCCCAacagtagacacacacaactTTATCCACCAAAACTACGCAGTCTTCTTTCACATGCCCTCGTGCACACTTCCCACATGTTGGAATCTCCTACCTACACACTGCTATGACATGACCATAAATGTTGCACCTGAAACAGAGCAGGGGATTCAGCACAAAAGGCTCTAACAGGATAACTGCTATATGTCCTAACATGACTTTGTCTGGTAGAGACTCTGACTAAACGAGTGCCTGCTCCCTCTGATCAGaagaaacacaaaaacatatcaCAAGTCCACTAACGttacaggttaccttcactgattCTACTGCACCCAACTCCTTTCTCACGCagcctgaaaccacaaatggatctgTCATAAGGCAAGAGTCCACCTTCTCCGGGGAAAAATGTCGCTCCTACTGGTCCAAATTCTTCTTTATCATGTCCAAAGACTCCAAGCTCGGGTTCCAAGCTCTTCACCACACCTTCCATGACACTTAACTCGCCCTCATTCACATCCCTCCAGAACTCTGTCTGGAGGACAGCTCACTGTTTGCACTTGACAACATTCTTCTTCAACACCCCGTCTTCATTTTTATGGTCATCTTCCTCAGATTCAAATCCAACCTCTCCTTTCATCATTCTCTtcaacctcctcttcctctttttccACTTCCATTCCTCCTCAGAAATCCACCTTTCTGTGTTCCTGTCTCAACATTCCTGTTCTGTTCCATGATTCCTCTTACATCCTCCACATGGAGGATGACTGTCAACCAAAGATACATACAATCATATCGCTGGTCAGTAAAGGAAAAGGTGTGCAGTAGAGTACATTGTGAAGACATGAAACAGGTGTTTCATTGTGTGTTTAGTGAAGGAAACAGTGTTGATATTTTGTTaactgtatttttatttaaccttcatttaactaggcaagtcagatcagaacaaagtcttattttgGGTTAAACCCTAAaccagacgacgctgggtcaattgtgtgccgaccttatgggactctcaatcacagacatttgtgacacagcctggaattgaacccaggtctgtagtaatgcctctagcactgagatgcagtgccttagccccctgtgccacttgggagccctgTATGATGTAGATATGGAGAGATTGTGTGAACGGGTTAGAGAGGCTGGTCGGGTTGGTCTCTATTTCACTCTGTAATAGGGACAGGACTAATGAAGATAATTTAGTGTACTAGGCTGTGACTGgactcacactccagtacagtaggtggcggtgtacAGTTTAAAAGTTGGATGGATCCCCCAACCCAAtcccgaagaagaagaagaagaagaagaagaagaagaagaagaagaattattattattattattattattattattattatttaaatataacctttatttaactaggcaagtcagttaagaacaaattcttatttacaatgacagcctaccccggctaaaaaagaaggaaaaaaagaaagaaaaagaaaaaaagaagacAGACCGACAGTTTGTTTTGATTTTCTTCCGGGTTGGAAATCTAGCCGCCAAATTGAAGTGACCTAATGTGCATATGTTATTAAGAGTTACTAGATATCTCTAATTTACTTAATAACTCCATGCAAGCGTCATTCGTTTTATTTTGGCATTCACATACGCGTATCAAACATTGTTCAATCTTTGCTGACAACTTTCAAAACtacactagctagctaaagttagctagctcacACGGAGGACACAATGGAAGAAGCGAGAAAAGGTAACATCAAATAACGTTATAACTGTTTTTGCATTACCAAGAGTTTGTACAAATGTAATGTTTGAGTAGATTGGTCTTAAATGTGTGTAATTTACAATGCTGGTTGGTTATAATGTATTAtctaactttaaaaaaaaatatatccccAGGTGTTTTGGGGCACTTGAACATGTTGGAAATGGAGGCGAACAACTTAGAATTAAAGAAGCAGGAACTTCGGCAGAGAGGTCGCCAGGAAGAGCTGAATGCAAACCTAcaggcactcctcagtaaaagagaccagttaaaagctgaaataaaggcAAACACGGTAAACCAGCTAGATCATTTCTGAGATCACTTATGTCACATTACCTGGCAGTAGCTATCATTTATTATCTAAATTAATGGATGCTTACTAATAGGTGGAGGTGTTGTTATAgaatgtttacaaatgtacatAACCTTGGTTTTAAATGGTATCAAACAGTTAACACAGGTTGCAGGTGAATCTGAGAAGTTAATGTGTGGTCGTAGGCTGCTGCTCAGAGCTTACAGTAGTTCAACATGATGTATTCCTGTCTAGTCTCTCCAGAAGATGAGAACTCTACTGGACCGAACAGGTTTTCCATATGAGAGGAATGAGGATGTTGATAACCTGGAAGATGGCTCAGATAACTCACAACTTCTGCTGATGATGGCCAGACACACACAACTGAAGGACCTGCTTCATGCTCACCATCTTATAGGTAGGTACTTATAACCCAAATATGATCAAcggtctctgtctctttgtgtgtggTATAGCAACTCTTTAGACAATATCACCAACCATCCATCCACGCCTCTTTCCCCTTCGTTGTCTTTCTCAGGTGGGTATGATGTCCTCCAGACTCGTAAAGGTAAAGGGGTGTGTGTCTCGTTGGCCACTGCGTACGAAGGCGTCTACCTTGAGACATATAACCTGGAGATAGATCTGGGGTCTGACCTGAGGATCTACCGGCATAACATACCTCCGTTCATCCCCTTGGAGAGGCTTGTTACGCAGGGCAACATGCAGACAGACATCAAGGATTTCCTCGACACACTCAGCCAGTACCTCAATGCCTACGCTGGCCGCAAGCAGCAGCTACACCTCACCAAGGTACCAGCATATTAGTGTACCAGTCATCCACATTGATATCTGAAATggaatattaatacattttcatatATTATGCATCTTATGCAGATCTAAAAATACACTGTTATTGTCTGCTCAAAGTAAAGAGAGGTGTGAGAACATAGTACCAGGAACCTTTGTTGTGATAGCTGTACACAGTATGTTAGATGACTACGTTATGTTTGCTCTGAAGGCTCCTACTATAGACAAAATGTCTAGACCGGTCTTCTACCCTGTTCTCTGTCTGCTTCCAGGAGATCCATAGCTCTGTTCAGGTGGTGGAAAGTAATGCTCTCTGTACTATACTGGTGCTGATGTTCACTATACCAGGAGAGAAGGCCGAGGCTACACTGTGTACCCTGCAGTATGCTGACCACACGCAGCGCCTGCCCACCCGGGTCAACATAGAGTCTGAAGGTACAACTCATAAACACCAACTGGATACATAATATGAACCTTTCAGTGTAAATGAGTGTACCGGAGCGTTGATaatattaaagctgcaatatgtatttagaatttttgcaaccaggaaatggcggagcgatttctgcatagtgcatctttaacctTGAAGTGACCGGAGTGTCGATAATATTAACCTTTGAGCGTACCGAGCAATACTTATGTTTTCTAATCTATGGCTGTTTTAAAggatgtaaaaatatatttacagcgtcttcagaaagtattcataccccttgacttattctacattttgttctgttctagcctgaattcaaaatgaaatgGGTTGTTAAAAATCTCTCCCATATACACACGCCATTATGACAATGTTCTCcattattcttcaagctctgtcatgttggttgttgatcattgttagacagcccttttcaggtcttgccatagattttcaagtagatgtaagtcaaaactgtaactcggccactcgggGAACATTCACTATCTTCATGACAAGCAACTcccgtgtagatttggccttgtgttttgttattgtcctgctgaaagggtaattcatttcccagtgtctggtggaaagcagactgaaccaggttttcctctaggatttagccTGTACTTAGCGccataatgtttatttttttatcctgaaaaactcaccagtccttaacgattacaagcatacccatagcgtgatccagccaccactatgcttgaaaatatggagttaTACTCTGCGTtctattggattttccccaaacataacacttcatATTCAGGACAAAGGGTTCATTGCTTTGccaatttttttgcagtattagtttagtgccttgttgcgaacaggatgcatgttttgaaatatttgtattctgtacaggatccttcttttcctttctttcaattaggttagtattgtggattaactacaatgttgatccatccacagttttctcctatcacagccattaaactctaactgttttaaagtcatcgttgacctcatggtgaaatccctgagcggtttccttcctctccggtaactgagttaggaaggacgcctgtatttttgtagtgactaTGTTAATTGATataccatctaaagtgtaattaatactttcaccatgctcaaagggatattcaatttcagcttttgattttttttttttttactcatctaccaatccttctttgcgaggcattggaaaacctccctggtctttgtggttaaatctgggTTTTGACATTcgctgctcgactgagggaccttacaattatttctatgtgtgggggtacaaagatgaggtagtcCAGGGAGCATATTATGTGActttttaagcacattttttcctcctgaactaatttaagtttgccataacaaaggggttgaatacttattgacatttcagctttttatttttaaatagtttgtaaacattttgaaaaacataatttcactttgaTATTATGAAGTATTGGGTGTAGGCTAGTAACAAaactcaaggggtgtgaatactttcgtgtgagtgtgtgtgagagagagtgagatatacagttgaagtcggaagtttacttacaccttagccaaacacatttaaactcagtttttgacaattcctgacatttaatcctagtaaaaattccctgtcttaggtcagttaggatcaccacttattttaagaatgtgaaatgtttgaataatagtagagtgatttatttaagcttttatttctttcatcacattcccagtgggtcagaagtttacatacactcaattagtttttggtagcattgcctttaaattgtttaacttgggtcaaatgtttcgggtagccttccacaagcttcccacaataagttgggtgaatttt contains:
- the cenpo gene encoding centromere protein O; the encoded protein is MEEARKGVLGHLNMLEMEANNLELKKQELRQRGRQEELNANLQALLSKRDQLKAEIKANTSLQKMRTLLDRTGFPYERNEDVDNLEDGSDNSQLLLMMARHTQLKDLLHAHHLIGGYDVLQTRKGKGVCVSLATAYEGVYLETYNLEIDLGSDLRIYRHNIPPFIPLERLVTQGNMQTDIKDFLDTLSQYLNAYAGRKQQLHLTKEIHSSVQVVESNALCTILVLMFTIPGEKAEATLCTLQYADHTQRLPTRVNIESEDTALVSSPQWKKNKALLLETPLHTALVTMKKTGSIA